The Rhizoctonia solani chromosome 1, complete sequence sequence AGTGATTATTCTTAGCAAGCTTACATGCGAGTTCATAGCCTTGATGAGCCCCGGAGGACCAGTTGCGAACCCAATGCGCATACCTATAAACAATTTTGGGCTGAGTATATAAACTATATGCGCATGGATCGAACATACCTGACGACAAAACTTTGGAGAAACTGTCAAGGCGTAGCACGCGACGCTGTTTGCCGCTTAACGACTTATCTTCGAGCGCAAGATAGGAAGGCGCCCTTTCTTCGGATCCAAAGTACAGATAATAATAAGGATCATCTAGAGGATTATTAGAACCTGAAATCGAACTTAATGAATAGCCTACCTTCGAGAATCAAGAAATCATGTTCTTCAGCAAGCTTTAAAACCTCCTGTCTCCTATTCAATGGCGTTGTAGCTCCAGTTGGATTGCAGCCATAAGGAACAGTATATAGTGCCTTGGGCTTTGGTTTGTCCTTTGGCCAATCAGACAAGATCCCGCGCAAGTGATCAATTGAAATGCCGTTAGGGTCGGTCTCCACCTCTGCAGAAACATGAGTCATGCATCAAAACGCTGGATCGTTGCCTTACCAATCATGTCAGGCTCCAGGGTTTGAAGAATGGGCAATACGCCCCTATAAAGATGCTAAGCTCGTGTAAAGTAGGCCTAAGTCCCCAGAACTTACGCATAGACAGGTGCCTCGACCAAGATTGCGTCACCTGGATCTAGTAGGCATGTAAAGATTTTGTACATGAGGTCCTGACTTCCACTTCCAACCGTTAGCTGCAAGTTCACGTCATCAACGGTGATGCCGTGTTCTTTGAGCTGAAAATCAGCCAGCAACGCCCGAAGATCTGGCACACCGTCGGTAAAGTTATATTGAAGAGCAGTGGCGAGTAAATTTCCGTCTATTTTCAAGGTTTCGCGTACGGGTTCACCTCCAGATGGCGAGTAAGGCTGAGGCGCGTCTGGAGCACGGAGTGTAATAGATATTTCGTCAATAGGGAACGTGGATTGGTTGGGTTTTCCCGCGAGTAATGAGATGATGCCAGGCGTTTTCTCTAGTGGGAGGAGACCACGGACTAATTATAGGAATACCTGTGAATTCAAAGGTGCACGCCAGCAGAAGTATTTCACTCACTCCCATCAATAGTTCTAAGGGTAGTTCTCCGAGCAAGGAACCGCGAATAGTCATTCTGATTGGTTGTTTTCTACCAATTAAGGAACGTCATTTAGTGACAACTACACAACGCATTTATTAAGAAGCCCACATTTGCCTCTGGAGACAGTTTCAGTTTTGAAATTTCTGGAGCATCTTCGGCCGTCGAGTTGATGGCAGTTGGAGGCATTCTGAATGACTTCCAAAGAGTGGAATAGGAGGCAGGTACTTGGATGCCGTCGTCGCTAGTTGTAAGAGTAATGTATTCATTTTCGGCTTTTATTCCGATCACATGTACGAGTCATTCAGTGCGGTTTATATGTAATTACCTTGTGCTGACCAAGCGACTTGGCCCTGGAAAAGGCTTATTGCAAATTTAGAAAGAATGCAAACACAGCCCTTTGATCCAGGTACAATGCAAAATAACACCCGCCCCACAATCGGAACCTTTCTCTACCCCGGCAGTTGTCGTGTATAGGATAATATCTAGTTTTCCCGTTACCGGCGGTACGCTAAAAATAATAGCCAGATTGCAGCTGTCGAGCATGCAACAAGAAGCTTCTCCAGTCCGGTTGAAAATGAAGCTCACCCCGTCGTCGTGGTCGTTAATCAAACATTCACACGTGGCGACGCATTTTGGGACAAGGGTTTCAGAAGCCAGTATGAATGAGAAGGCTAATATATGTAAGCGATGTTATACACTAGATATATTATTGCTAAGGAAAGTGCTGTATGAGGTCGAGGGATATGTTATATGATCGCCAAGGAACAGAGGTACCCACGTATGTACGGGACAACACAACCGGACGATGTCATATGGAAATGGGGCTCACATGCCTGCGGTCCGCAGTTCCCTGTTTCTCGGATACGCCTCGCAACCAAGAAGCCAGGCTTATTGGAGTCCACCTATCATAGGCTATAAGACACCTAGCTGCGGCAGCAATTCGGGTTTCTGTACGCATAGCTGGCCTTCCACGCTCTTCCAGGTAAGTAAGCTACCGTAGCTTGTGTCACCACTCTCACTCATGCGCATTCATTTCATAAAGGTGCAAGAGTGCATTTTATTGTATAAACGGCATACAGTCCGCTTTCCACATTCGCTTCTATCCCTTGTCTCGCCACTCGTTTCCCCCCTGCTCAGTTCGCGAAAATGGCCGGCGCTCCAGCTGCTGCAGCACCATCAGCTCCTTGTCCAACGACGATATTGGATTCTACACTGATATATTGATTTTATTCGTTCTCTTATTCTTCACTATCACCGCTCTGCCTCGCCTCTTTGCTCGATTAAGCCATCGTACAGCATGGAGAGACGGCTGGATCATCCTTCGTGGCTCATCTTCCTCGAACAAGTTTGCATCGACCAACTCGAGCGAATTCAGCGTTACCCGTAAACCGACATATTCGTCCAATGGCGGTCTTTCACGCTCAAACACTCAAGGCGGTCTCTCTCGTTCCAACACCAAAGTCGGTCTCTCGCGCTCCAACACCAAAGGGGCGTTCACCACGGAAAGCGAGACGTACGAATCGACCTATGTCCAGCACTCGTCATTCAACGTCAATGTCGTTCCTCATTTACGTGCCGCTCGTGGGGTCCAGGGCCACGAGCCTACCCGCGTACCGTCCTACCACTCGATGCTTCACCCGGTCT is a genomic window containing:
- a CDS encoding aminotransferase class I and II protein gives rise to the protein MPPTAINSTAEDAPEISKLKLSPEANKTTNQNDYSRFLARRTTLRTIDGIRGLLPLEKTPGIISLLAGKPNQSTFPIDEISITLRAPDAPQPYSPSGGEPVRETLKIDGNLLATALQYNFTDGVPDLRALLADFQLKEHGITVDDVNLQLTVGSGSQDLMYKIFTCLLDPGDAILVEAPVYAGVLPILQTLEPDMIEVETDPNGISIDHLRGILSDWPKDKPKPKALYTVPYGCNPTGATTPLNRRQEVLKLAEEHDFLILEDDPYYYLYFGSEERAPSYLALEDKSLSGKQRRVLRLDSFSKVLSSGMRIGFATGPPGLIKAMNSHTSAANLQANSTTQVIALAMLKHWGYDGFRAHINNISGFYRAKRDAFEAAMYKHFKPEGEKPLAEWTRPEAGLFFWFRLNVPDEDSYQLISTKALAGGVIAVPGQIFFPSGRKTAYVRTAFSVMDIELVDEALRRLAKVVREVIDGA